In Paroedura picta isolate Pp20150507F chromosome 12, Ppicta_v3.0, whole genome shotgun sequence, one DNA window encodes the following:
- the POLM gene encoding DNA-directed DNA/RNA polymerase mu isoform X3, with amino-acid sequence MMSEIPVKKKRQCQPGPPLPANPEDHVCFPGVVLCLVEKRMGASRRAFLTALARRKGFCVEGANSERVTHVVSEGNSGEEVVEWMKRNGSRSVGAAGSGPALLDLSWFTESMSAGQPVEIKARHCLTVTVHEETLQGRCQVAAYACQRHTPLAHKNQQLTGALEAMAEESLFCGSEGRSLAFSRAASVLKSLPWTVRSLKDLSSLPGIGEHSRRIIQEVLEDGASAEVENVRQSERYQTMKHFTKIFGVGVKTAGRWYQEGLRTISDLQAHHAKLNNAQQAGLLHYRDLNSPVTCSEAEAIVQVVQKAVEQFLHGASVMLTGGFRRGKQTGHDVDLLITHPTEGQEVGLLSKVISWLDSQGFLLYHSTYRNTLQALEDEELSVSAATMDRFDRCFSIFRLSSMTWEHDCELNGSGGAHCRKAVRVDLVVTPYSQFPFALLGWTGSKNFERDLRRFCKREKKMVLNSHTLYHTEKKIFLSAASEEEIFQHLGLDFIPPEQRNA; translated from the exons ATGATGTCAGAGATTCCTGTGAAAAAAAAGCGTCAGTGCCAGCCTGGGCCCCCTCTGCCAGCCAACCCAGAAGATCATGTTTGTTTCCCAGGTGTGGTGCTCTGTCTGGTGGAGAAGAGGATGGGTGCCAGCCGTAGGGCCTTCCTCACTGCTCTGGCCCGCCGGAAGGGATTCTGCGTGGAGGGTGCCAATAG TGAGAGAGTAACTCATGTAGTCTCCGAAGGCAACTCTGGAGAGGAGGTGGTTGAGTGGATGAAGAGGAACGGGAGCCGCTCGGTGGGTGCTGCAGGAAGTGGACCGGCCCTCCTCGATCTCAGCTGGTTCACAGAGAGCATGAGTGCCGGACAACCTGTGGAGATCAAAGCCAGGCACTGTCTGACG gTGACTGTCCATGAAGAAACTCTTCAAGGGAGATGCCAGGTGGCTGCTTATGCCTGCCAGCGCCACACTCCGCTTGCCCACAAGAACCAGCAGCTCACA GGAGCTCTGGAAGCCATGGCCGAAGAGTCGCTCTTCTGTGGCAGCGAAGGACGCAGCCTGGCCTTTTCCAGGGCTGCCTCAGTGCTCAAGTCCTTACCTTGGACCGTCAGGAGTCTTAAAGACCTTAGTTCCCTTCCTGGCATCGGAGAGCACTCCAGGAGAATCATCCAG GAGGTGCTGGAAGATGGCGCATCTGCAGAGGTGGAGAATGTCAGGCAGTCTGAGAGATACCAGACTATGAAG CATTTCACAAAGATTTTTGGTGTTGGGGTGAAAACTGCTGGGCGATGGTATCAGGAAGGACTAAGGACCATTAGTGACCTGCAGGCACATCATGCAAAACTGAACAATGCACAGCAAGCCG GGCTCCTGCATTACAGGGACCTCAACAGCCCAGTGACATGCTCTGAGGCAGAAGCCATTGTTCAGGTGGTACAAAAAGCAGTGGAGCAGTTCCTGCATGGAGCCTCGGTGATGCTGACAGGAGGATTCAGAAG GGGGAAACAAACTGGGCACGATGTGGACTTGCTCATCACGCACCCCACGGAAGGCCAAGAGGTGGGGCTGTTGAGCAAAGTCATCAGCTGGCTGGATAGTCAG GGCTTCTTGCTGTATCACAGCACCTACAGAAACACCTTGCAGGCCCTTGAGGACGAGGAGCTGTCAGTCAGTGCAGCGACCATGGATCGGTTTGACCGCTGTTTCTCTATTTTCCGCCTCAGCTCCATGACTTGGGAGCATGACTGTGAATTGAACGGTTCTGGAGGTGCGCATTGCAGGAAAGCGGTCAGAGTTGATTTGGTTGTGACCCCCTACAGTCAATTTCCATTTGCTTTGCTGGGCTGGACCGGCTCAAAG AACTTTGAGCGGGATCTCCGGCGCTTCTGCAAGCGTGAGAAGAAAATGGTGCTCAACAGTCACACGCTTTATCACACGGAGAAG
- the POLM gene encoding DNA-directed DNA/RNA polymerase mu isoform X1, with product MMSEIPVKKKRQCQPGPPLPANPEDHVCFPGVVLCLVEKRMGASRRAFLTALARRKGFCVEGANSERVTHVVSEGNSGEEVVEWMKRNGSRSVGAAGSGPALLDLSWFTESMSAGQPVEIKARHCLTVTVHEETLQGRCQVAAYACQRHTPLAHKNQQLTVTRLNLILEGSQGALEAMAEESLFCGSEGRSLAFSRAASVLKSLPWTVRSLKDLSSLPGIGEHSRRIIQEVLEDGASAEVENVRQSERYQTMKHFTKIFGVGVKTAGRWYQEGLRTISDLQAHHAKLNNAQQAGLLHYRDLNSPVTCSEAEAIVQVVQKAVEQFLHGASVMLTGGFRRGKQTGHDVDLLITHPTEGQEVGLLSKVISWLDSQGFLLYHSTYRNTLQALEDEELSVSAATMDRFDRCFSIFRLSSMTWEHDCELNGSGGAHCRKAVRVDLVVTPYSQFPFALLGWTGSKNFERDLRRFCKREKKMVLNSHTLYHTEKKIFLSAASEEEIFQHLGLDFIPPEQRNA from the exons ATGATGTCAGAGATTCCTGTGAAAAAAAAGCGTCAGTGCCAGCCTGGGCCCCCTCTGCCAGCCAACCCAGAAGATCATGTTTGTTTCCCAGGTGTGGTGCTCTGTCTGGTGGAGAAGAGGATGGGTGCCAGCCGTAGGGCCTTCCTCACTGCTCTGGCCCGCCGGAAGGGATTCTGCGTGGAGGGTGCCAATAG TGAGAGAGTAACTCATGTAGTCTCCGAAGGCAACTCTGGAGAGGAGGTGGTTGAGTGGATGAAGAGGAACGGGAGCCGCTCGGTGGGTGCTGCAGGAAGTGGACCGGCCCTCCTCGATCTCAGCTGGTTCACAGAGAGCATGAGTGCCGGACAACCTGTGGAGATCAAAGCCAGGCACTGTCTGACG gTGACTGTCCATGAAGAAACTCTTCAAGGGAGATGCCAGGTGGCTGCTTATGCCTGCCAGCGCCACACTCCGCTTGCCCACAAGAACCAGCAGCTCACAGTAACTCGACTAAATCTGATTCTAgagggtagccag GGAGCTCTGGAAGCCATGGCCGAAGAGTCGCTCTTCTGTGGCAGCGAAGGACGCAGCCTGGCCTTTTCCAGGGCTGCCTCAGTGCTCAAGTCCTTACCTTGGACCGTCAGGAGTCTTAAAGACCTTAGTTCCCTTCCTGGCATCGGAGAGCACTCCAGGAGAATCATCCAG GAGGTGCTGGAAGATGGCGCATCTGCAGAGGTGGAGAATGTCAGGCAGTCTGAGAGATACCAGACTATGAAG CATTTCACAAAGATTTTTGGTGTTGGGGTGAAAACTGCTGGGCGATGGTATCAGGAAGGACTAAGGACCATTAGTGACCTGCAGGCACATCATGCAAAACTGAACAATGCACAGCAAGCCG GGCTCCTGCATTACAGGGACCTCAACAGCCCAGTGACATGCTCTGAGGCAGAAGCCATTGTTCAGGTGGTACAAAAAGCAGTGGAGCAGTTCCTGCATGGAGCCTCGGTGATGCTGACAGGAGGATTCAGAAG GGGGAAACAAACTGGGCACGATGTGGACTTGCTCATCACGCACCCCACGGAAGGCCAAGAGGTGGGGCTGTTGAGCAAAGTCATCAGCTGGCTGGATAGTCAG GGCTTCTTGCTGTATCACAGCACCTACAGAAACACCTTGCAGGCCCTTGAGGACGAGGAGCTGTCAGTCAGTGCAGCGACCATGGATCGGTTTGACCGCTGTTTCTCTATTTTCCGCCTCAGCTCCATGACTTGGGAGCATGACTGTGAATTGAACGGTTCTGGAGGTGCGCATTGCAGGAAAGCGGTCAGAGTTGATTTGGTTGTGACCCCCTACAGTCAATTTCCATTTGCTTTGCTGGGCTGGACCGGCTCAAAG AACTTTGAGCGGGATCTCCGGCGCTTCTGCAAGCGTGAGAAGAAAATGGTGCTCAACAGTCACACGCTTTATCACACGGAGAAG
- the POLM gene encoding DNA-directed DNA/RNA polymerase mu isoform X2: MMSEIPVKKKRQCQPGPPLPANPEDHVCFPGVVLCLVEKRMGASRRAFLTALARRKGFCVEGANRSSLLYLPSERVTHVVSEGNSGEEVVEWMKRNGSRSVGAAGSGPALLDLSWFTESMSAGQPVEIKARHCLTVTVHEETLQGRCQVAAYACQRHTPLAHKNQQLTGALEAMAEESLFCGSEGRSLAFSRAASVLKSLPWTVRSLKDLSSLPGIGEHSRRIIQEVLEDGASAEVENVRQSERYQTMKHFTKIFGVGVKTAGRWYQEGLRTISDLQAHHAKLNNAQQAGLLHYRDLNSPVTCSEAEAIVQVVQKAVEQFLHGASVMLTGGFRRGKQTGHDVDLLITHPTEGQEVGLLSKVISWLDSQGFLLYHSTYRNTLQALEDEELSVSAATMDRFDRCFSIFRLSSMTWEHDCELNGSGGAHCRKAVRVDLVVTPYSQFPFALLGWTGSKNFERDLRRFCKREKKMVLNSHTLYHTEKKIFLSAASEEEIFQHLGLDFIPPEQRNA, encoded by the exons ATGATGTCAGAGATTCCTGTGAAAAAAAAGCGTCAGTGCCAGCCTGGGCCCCCTCTGCCAGCCAACCCAGAAGATCATGTTTGTTTCCCAGGTGTGGTGCTCTGTCTGGTGGAGAAGAGGATGGGTGCCAGCCGTAGGGCCTTCCTCACTGCTCTGGCCCGCCGGAAGGGATTCTGCGTGGAGGGTGCCAATAG GTCCTCCCTTCTTTACCTCCCTAGTGAGAGAGTAACTCATGTAGTCTCCGAAGGCAACTCTGGAGAGGAGGTGGTTGAGTGGATGAAGAGGAACGGGAGCCGCTCGGTGGGTGCTGCAGGAAGTGGACCGGCCCTCCTCGATCTCAGCTGGTTCACAGAGAGCATGAGTGCCGGACAACCTGTGGAGATCAAAGCCAGGCACTGTCTGACG gTGACTGTCCATGAAGAAACTCTTCAAGGGAGATGCCAGGTGGCTGCTTATGCCTGCCAGCGCCACACTCCGCTTGCCCACAAGAACCAGCAGCTCACA GGAGCTCTGGAAGCCATGGCCGAAGAGTCGCTCTTCTGTGGCAGCGAAGGACGCAGCCTGGCCTTTTCCAGGGCTGCCTCAGTGCTCAAGTCCTTACCTTGGACCGTCAGGAGTCTTAAAGACCTTAGTTCCCTTCCTGGCATCGGAGAGCACTCCAGGAGAATCATCCAG GAGGTGCTGGAAGATGGCGCATCTGCAGAGGTGGAGAATGTCAGGCAGTCTGAGAGATACCAGACTATGAAG CATTTCACAAAGATTTTTGGTGTTGGGGTGAAAACTGCTGGGCGATGGTATCAGGAAGGACTAAGGACCATTAGTGACCTGCAGGCACATCATGCAAAACTGAACAATGCACAGCAAGCCG GGCTCCTGCATTACAGGGACCTCAACAGCCCAGTGACATGCTCTGAGGCAGAAGCCATTGTTCAGGTGGTACAAAAAGCAGTGGAGCAGTTCCTGCATGGAGCCTCGGTGATGCTGACAGGAGGATTCAGAAG GGGGAAACAAACTGGGCACGATGTGGACTTGCTCATCACGCACCCCACGGAAGGCCAAGAGGTGGGGCTGTTGAGCAAAGTCATCAGCTGGCTGGATAGTCAG GGCTTCTTGCTGTATCACAGCACCTACAGAAACACCTTGCAGGCCCTTGAGGACGAGGAGCTGTCAGTCAGTGCAGCGACCATGGATCGGTTTGACCGCTGTTTCTCTATTTTCCGCCTCAGCTCCATGACTTGGGAGCATGACTGTGAATTGAACGGTTCTGGAGGTGCGCATTGCAGGAAAGCGGTCAGAGTTGATTTGGTTGTGACCCCCTACAGTCAATTTCCATTTGCTTTGCTGGGCTGGACCGGCTCAAAG AACTTTGAGCGGGATCTCCGGCGCTTCTGCAAGCGTGAGAAGAAAATGGTGCTCAACAGTCACACGCTTTATCACACGGAGAAG